A single region of the Branchiostoma lanceolatum isolate klBraLanc5 chromosome 1, klBraLanc5.hap2, whole genome shotgun sequence genome encodes:
- the LOC136449099 gene encoding uncharacterized protein isoform X1, translated as MAVSRTRRSYFNNNNKIKPESKMGGGVQIIGALDYGSFAEGQDAGAVMALLSDIRFMTYASILAWFALGIGMTNVNKWILSHHSFPYPLFLTTLHMLASFLVDYVVIRFTDLGAAYGEPDKRLHLPKQLERKILILSVVFSTSVALGNVGLNYLYVSFTKMIAATAPLFTIILARVLMGVRFPVIRDVVCNRPSKYVYCSMVPICMGALLNTVGEVNFHMLGFIATLLSTILRAAKSILQGVLLKDERMDSIRLLYHMSIPSFFLLLFLTLVFESSAVYDEDLHNNPTLWALILLSCISAVGYNTMTFVVTYYTSAVTLQVLGNVNMLVNVVVSVLIFQNTVTATSVAGILVTLLGVLMYQRANQIRKFFQMVNRCTGGHEKE; from the exons ATGGCGGTGTCCCGTACCCGGCGGTcttatttcaacaacaacaacaagattaaACCTGAATCCAAGATGGGTGGTGGAGTACAGATCATAGGAGCTTTAGACTACGGGTCTTTCGCGGAAGGACAGGACGCCGGCGCTGTCATGGCACTGTTATCGGACATACGGTTCATGACATACGCATCTATCCTAGCCTGGTTCGCCTTGGGAATCGGTATGACCAACGTGAACAAGTGGATTCTCTCCCACCACAGCTTCCCTTACCCCCTCTTCCTCACCACCTTACACATGCTAGCCTCGTTCCTCGTAGACTACGTGGTCATCAGGTTCACGGACTTGGGAGCGGCTTACGGAGAGCCTGACAAGAGACTACACCTCCCAAAACAACTGGAGAGGAAGATTTTGATCCTGAGTGTAGTTTTTAGTACGAGCGTAGCGCTAGGAAATGTTGGGCTGAACTACCTATACGTGTCCTTTACGAAGATGATCGCAGCCACTGCACCTCTATTCACCATCATCTTGGCCAGAGTTCTCATGGGCGTAAG ATTCCCTGTAATTCGTGATGTTGTGTGCAACAGGCCCAGCAAGTATGTCTACTGCAGTATGGTGCCAATCTGCATGGGGGCGCTGCTCAACACAGTGGGAGAGGTCAACTTCCACATGCTGGGGTTCATCGCAACCCTCCTGTCCACCATCCTCCGGGCAGCAAAGAGTATCCTACAAG GTGTTCTCTTGAAGGATGAGCGTATGGACTCCATCCGCCTCCTGTACCACATGTCCATCCCCAGCTTCTTCCTGCTCCTCTTCCTCACCCTGGTGTTTGAGAGCTCTGCTGTCTACGATGAGGACCTTCACAACAACCCCACCCTCTGGGCCCTCATCCTGCTCAGCTGCATCAGCGCTGTGGGCTACAACACCATGACCTTCGTCGTAACCTACTACACCTCCGCCGTTACCctccag GTTCTGGGCAACGTCAACATGCTCGTCAACGTGGTCGTGTCCGTCCTCATCTTCCAGAACACGGTCACGGCGACCAGCGTGGCGGGAATACTGGTGACGCTGCTCGGGGTCCTGATGTACCAGAGAGCCAATCAGATCAGGAAGTTCTTCCAGATGGTGAACAGATGCACA
- the LOC136449099 gene encoding uncharacterized protein isoform X2: MAVSRTRRSYFNNNNKIKPESKMGGGVQIIGALDYGSFAEGQDAGAVMALLSDIRFMTYASILAWFALGIGMTNVNKWILSHHSFPYPLFLTTLHMLASFLVDYVVIRFTDLGAAYGEPDKRLHLPKQLERKILILSVVFSTSVALGNVGLNYLYVSFTKMIAATAPLFTIILARVLMGVRPSKYVYCSMVPICMGALLNTVGEVNFHMLGFIATLLSTILRAAKSILQGVLLKDERMDSIRLLYHMSIPSFFLLLFLTLVFESSAVYDEDLHNNPTLWALILLSCISAVGYNTMTFVVTYYTSAVTLQVLGNVNMLVNVVVSVLIFQNTVTATSVAGILVTLLGVLMYQRANQIRKFFQMVNRCTGGHEKE; the protein is encoded by the exons ATGGCGGTGTCCCGTACCCGGCGGTcttatttcaacaacaacaacaagattaaACCTGAATCCAAGATGGGTGGTGGAGTACAGATCATAGGAGCTTTAGACTACGGGTCTTTCGCGGAAGGACAGGACGCCGGCGCTGTCATGGCACTGTTATCGGACATACGGTTCATGACATACGCATCTATCCTAGCCTGGTTCGCCTTGGGAATCGGTATGACCAACGTGAACAAGTGGATTCTCTCCCACCACAGCTTCCCTTACCCCCTCTTCCTCACCACCTTACACATGCTAGCCTCGTTCCTCGTAGACTACGTGGTCATCAGGTTCACGGACTTGGGAGCGGCTTACGGAGAGCCTGACAAGAGACTACACCTCCCAAAACAACTGGAGAGGAAGATTTTGATCCTGAGTGTAGTTTTTAGTACGAGCGTAGCGCTAGGAAATGTTGGGCTGAACTACCTATACGTGTCCTTTACGAAGATGATCGCAGCCACTGCACCTCTATTCACCATCATCTTGGCCAGAGTTCTCATGGGCGTAAG GCCCAGCAAGTATGTCTACTGCAGTATGGTGCCAATCTGCATGGGGGCGCTGCTCAACACAGTGGGAGAGGTCAACTTCCACATGCTGGGGTTCATCGCAACCCTCCTGTCCACCATCCTCCGGGCAGCAAAGAGTATCCTACAAG GTGTTCTCTTGAAGGATGAGCGTATGGACTCCATCCGCCTCCTGTACCACATGTCCATCCCCAGCTTCTTCCTGCTCCTCTTCCTCACCCTGGTGTTTGAGAGCTCTGCTGTCTACGATGAGGACCTTCACAACAACCCCACCCTCTGGGCCCTCATCCTGCTCAGCTGCATCAGCGCTGTGGGCTACAACACCATGACCTTCGTCGTAACCTACTACACCTCCGCCGTTACCctccag GTTCTGGGCAACGTCAACATGCTCGTCAACGTGGTCGTGTCCGTCCTCATCTTCCAGAACACGGTCACGGCGACCAGCGTGGCGGGAATACTGGTGACGCTGCTCGGGGTCCTGATGTACCAGAGAGCCAATCAGATCAGGAAGTTCTTCCAGATGGTGAACAGATGCACA